The genomic region TGAGACTGGGGCGACTCACGGAAGCGCTCCCGCGGTTCCGCGAGGCGATTCGCCTTGCGCCCGACGATCCGGAGGCGCAGTACAACGTCGGGGCGACGCTGATGCAGTTGGGGCGGCCATCCGAGGCGATCGCGCATTTCCGGATCGCGGTCCGGGAGAGCGGGGGAAGCGATGCGGACGCGATGCTCGCGCTGGGCACGGCGCTGGAGGCGAGCGGCCAAGTCGAGGAATCGCGCGAGCGCTATCGGGACGTCCTGCGGCTGAAGCCCGGAAACATCGCGGCGATGGACCGGCTCGAAAAGGCGCGGAAGCCGGTGGGGGAGTAGTTTCCGTCTTGCCGTTACGGTTTGTTGCCTCCAAGAAATTTTCGCAAGACCAGCAATTCGGCGATCATCTGCAACGGGGTGGACAGCAGGTTGACGTGGCTGCCGGACACGTTGCGCCAGCGAATTCCTGTCTCCTTGACGCGGAGGCCGAGTCGCCGCGCCAGGACCAGCAGTTCCACGTCGAACGCGTAGCGATCCAGTCTCTGGAATCCGAAGACCGCTTTCGCGGCATCGCCCGTGAACATCTTGAGGCCGCACTGGGTGTCCATGATGTCGAGGCCGAATGCCATGCGGACGATTCGCCCGAATGACCGGCCCATGAATTCGCGGACCCGGGACTGCCGGACCTCGATCACGGATTCGGGGCATGCCCGTGATCCGATCACTGCGTCGTACCCCCGGGAAAACCACGGGAGCAGTTTTTCGATCTCTTCGATGGGGGCGGCCAGGTCCGCGTCGCAGAAGAGCCGCAGGGGCATGTTTGCCTCCCGCATCCCGCGGCGAACCGAATACCCCTTCCCACGGTTTGAATCGTTGCGTATCACGCGGACCGACGGTATCCCATCGGCGAATCGCCTGGCGACCTCGAAGGTATCGTCGGAGCTTCCGTCATCGACCACGATCAGTTCGAAGGTCCACCCGGCATCGCCCAGGTACCGGACGATACGGTCGATCGTTTCGCCAAGCCGGTTCCCTTCGTTGAAAGCGGGGACGACGACGGATAGGCCTGTAGAATGGTGTTCCTCGAGCAAGCGATGTCCTCGCTGATCAACGGCCGGATGGTATAGTGTGACGACCGGAAACCATGATAGTGCCAGACAGGGTCTCTTGATGAAGCTAAATTCGACCGCCTCCCGCAATTCGATCCTCTTGATGGCGTTCTTTTCGGGAATGTGCGCCTTGGCCTACCAGGTTTACTGGCTCAGGGAATTGCGGCTGATCCTCGGCGCGACGATGCCGGCAACCGCGGGCGTCCTCGCCGTATTCATGGGGGGCCTTGGAATCGGCGGGCTGTTTCTCGGGCCCAGGGCGGACCGATGCCGGAATCCGGTGCGGTTCTACGCGCAACTCGAACTGGCCGTCACGGCCGGAGCCGCCTTGTCGCCGATCCTGCTCCATGCCGCAGGGATGGCATACGGGATGTTTTTCGAACGAGGCCTCGAAGGAGGAATCGCCAGGACGCTGGTCAGGACGGGGCTTGCCACGCTGGTCCTCCTTGCCCCGGCGATTGCGATGGGGGGAACGATCCCCGCTCTCGGTCGGGCGATCGAGGACGACGAGGATACCGGCCGCAGAAAATGGAGCCTCCTTTACGGGTTCAATACCCTGGGGGCAATCCTGGGGGCTGCTCTGCCCACCCTTTTTCTGTTCGAACGACTCGGAGCGCGATCGACCATCCTCATCGCATGCTCGCTCAACGCCGTCTTGACGGCGGGTGCCTTCTTCCTGTCCCGGAAAATGCCGGCTTGCGAACCCGAGCCGGTCGACCTCGAAAAACACGAGCCGACGTCGGCACCGGACGGCATGCCTCGCCTGGCGTGCATCGCCGCGTTCCTGGCCGGTTTTGCCTTCTTCCTTGCCGAAATCGTCTGGTATCGGATGCTGGCCCCCATCCTGGGCGGTACGACTTATACCTTCGGGCTGATCCTGGTTTCGGTCCTCTTCGGGATCGGTGCCGGGGGAATTGCCTATTCCTTCCAGCCGATCGGAAAGCGCTCTTCGATCGGCGCGCTGGCGCTGGTCAGCGCGCTGGAAGCACTGGCGCTGGCGTTGCCGTTTGCAACCGGCGACGGCATTGCGCTGGCGGCGGGCCTTTTCGGCAGCGTCAGGCCGTTCGGATTCATGGCGACGGTCGCAGGATGGATGGTCATCATCGCCTTCGTGGTGGTTCCGACGGCTTTCCTGGCGGGCATCCAGTTTCCCCTCCTGCTTGCGGTCGCGGGCCGCGGGCGGGAGCGGGTCGGAACGCACGCAGGCTGGGTGACCGCCTCGAACACGGCGGGAGCCGTGTCCGGTTCCATCCTCGGAGGCTTCTTCCTGCTTCCGCTTCTTGGCGCATCGAATTGCTGGCGCCTCGCAGCGGTATCGGTTCTTGCGGTTTGCGGGCTCGCCTGTGCATCGTTTCAGAAAAAAGGCCGTGCCCTGACCGGGGCGACCCTCGCGCTGGCGATGATGGCGGGCGGCGCCCTCATTGCCGGGGGGCCGACGTCCGTTTGGCGGCATGGCGGAATCGGAACCGGCAGCTTCCCGACGGCCAACCCGGATGCCCGCGAAATCCAGCGTTGGGTGCGCAATTCGAAGATTGGCATCCTTCGGCAATTCGAAGGCCGGGAGGCGTCCATCGCCGTCCTGGCCCGAAACGGACTCGCTTTCACCGTGAACGGGAAAGTCGACGGCAATGC from Candidatus Deferrimicrobiaceae bacterium harbors:
- a CDS encoding dolichyl-phosphate beta-glucosyltransferase — protein: MLEEHHSTGLSVVVPAFNEGNRLGETIDRIVRYLGDAGWTFELIVVDDGSSDDTFEVARRFADGIPSVRVIRNDSNRGKGYSVRRGMREANMPLRLFCDADLAAPIEEIEKLLPWFSRGYDAVIGSRACPESVIEVRQSRVREFMGRSFGRIVRMAFGLDIMDTQCGLKMFTGDAAKAVFGFQRLDRYAFDVELLVLARRLGLRVKETGIRWRNVSGSHVNLLSTPLQMIAELLVLRKFLGGNKP